From a region of the Cucumis sativus cultivar 9930 chromosome 6, Cucumber_9930_V3, whole genome shotgun sequence genome:
- the LOC101204515 gene encoding peptide methionine sulfoxide reductase A5, with the protein MALLQTTICLRISTIIFFLVFLLSEKSHCIRIPNRIVEPIKTTSSHQSLKTAVFALGSFWRSEAVFGCLDGVVRTTVGYAGGTKHNPEYRSLGDHAESVRVEYDPKLISFRQLLEVFWSSHDSRQVFGQGPDVGNQYRSIIFTINDTEESRLATVSKEKEQLKSRGSAVTTQIQELGAFYPAEPEHQKFELKRNPFFIQLMGNLPEEELEMSTLAANMNGYAAELCPPKTQKQIDAKINDIIKKGWPILREK; encoded by the exons ATGGCTCTTTTGCAGACAACAATCTGCCTTCGTATTTCCaccatcatcttcttcctcgtcTTTCTCCTTTCCGAGAAATCTCATTGTATCAGAATTCCGAATCGAATTGTTGAACCTATTAAGACTACTTCAAGCCATCAGTCCTTGAAAACCGCAGTTTTTGCTCTTGGAAGTTTCTGGAGATCCGAAGCTGTCTTCGGTTGCTTGGATGGAGTTGTCCGGACCACCGTCGGCTATGCCGGTGGTACTAAACACAATCCTGAGTACCGTAGCTTGGGGGATCACGCCGAGTCTGTTCGG GTTGAATATGATCCTAAGCTTATTAGTTTTAGGCAACTGTTAGAGGTTTTTTGGTCCAGTCATGATTCGAGGCAAGTGTTTGGGCAAGGTCCTGATGTGGGCAACCAGTATAG ATCTATCATTTTTACTATTAATGATACTGAGGAATCTAGACTGGCTACTGTTAGCAAAGAAAAAGAGCAACTGAAGTCAAGAGGAAGTGCTGTAACTACACAAATTCAGGAACTTGGAGCATTTTATCCTGCTGAGCCTGAACATCAG AAATTTGAGCTGAAGAGGAatccattttttattcaattaatggGTAACTTGCCAGAAGAGGAGCTTGAGATGTCCACTTTGGCAGCAAATATGAATGGGTACGCCGCAGAGCTATGCCCTCCAAAGACTCAGAAGCAAATCGATGCCAAGATCAACGATATTATCAAGAAAGGATGGCCTATTCtgagagaaaaataa
- the LOC101204269 gene encoding 60S ribosomal protein L8-3, with the protein MGRVIRAQRKGAGSVFKSHTHHRKGPARFRSLDFGERNGYLKGVVTEIIHDPGRGAPLARVSFRHPFRYKKQNELFVAAEGMYTGQFVYCGKKANLVVGNVLPVRSIPEGAVVCNVEHHVGDRGVFARCSGDYAIVISHNPDNDTSRIKLPSGAKKIVPSGCRAMVGQVAGGGRTEKPLLKAGNAYHKFRVKRNCWPKVRGVAMNPVEHPHGGGNHQHIGHASTVRRDAPPGQKVGLIAARRTGRLRGQAAATAAKADKA; encoded by the exons ATGGGAAGAGTCATTCGTGCTCAACGTAAGGGAGCGGGATCCGTCTTCAAGTCCCATACCCATCATCGGAAGGGCCCGGCCAGGTTCAGAAGTCTTGATTTCGGTGAACGAAATGGTTATCTGAAAGGAGTCGTCACTGAGATTATTCACGACCCTGGCCGTGGAGCGCCACTTGCTCGTGTTTCCTTCCGTCATCCTTTCAGGTACAAGAAACAGAATGAGCTGTTCGTTGCGGCTGAGGGTATGTACACTGGCCAATTTGTCTACTGTGGGAAGAAAGCAAATCTTGTGGTTGGAAACGTCTTGCCCGTTAGGTCGATCCCTGAAGGTGCCGTCGTTTGCAACGTTGAACACCATGTTGGTGATCGTGGTGTTTTTGCCAGGTGCTCGGGAGACTACGCGATTGTTATCAGTCACAATCCCGATAACGACACATCCAG GATCAAGCTTCCATCCGGTGCGAAGAAAATAGTTCCAAGTGGGTGCCGTGCCATGGTTGGTCAGGTTGCAGGCGGAGGCAGGACTGAGAAGCCCCTCTTGAAGGCTGGTAATGCTTACCATAAATTTAGAGTGAAGAGGAACTGCTGGCCTAAGGTCCGTGGTGTTGCAATGAATCCCGTTGAGCATCCTCATGGAGGAGGTAACCATCAACACATTGGACATGCCAGCACAGTCAGACGGGATGCGCCTCCTGGTCAAAAGGTTGGTCTCATTGCAGCACGAAGAACTGGTAGGCTCAGAGGACAAGCTGCAGCAACTGCCGCTAAAGCCGATAAGGCATAG
- the LOC101204027 gene encoding auxin-responsive protein SAUR50, producing MARHILKRCSSFGKRTNGCNEDGLPEDVPKGHFAVYVGENRSRYIVPISWLAHPQFQSLLQRAEEEFGFNHDMGITIPCEEVVFRSLTSMIKIR from the exons ATGGCGAG ACATATTCTCAAAAGATGTTCAAGCTTTGGCAAGAGAACAAATGGCTGTAATGAAGATGGTCTCCCTGAAGACGTCCCAAAAGGCCATTTCGCCGTCTACGTCGGAGAAAACCGAAGCCGATACATTGTCCCGATCTCGTGGCTAGCCCATCCACAATTCCAAAGCTTGCTGCAGAGAGCAGAGGAGGAGTTTGGTTTCAACCATGACATGGGAATCACTATCCCTTGTGAAGAAGTTGTTTTTCGCTCCTTAACTTCCATGATTAAGATCAGATGA